The Eggerthella guodeyinii sequence GCACACGCTGAGGTTCATGCTGTGGCTGAGGTCGATGATGTGCGACACGATGCGCTGGTCGTTCACGTCGTAGGTGATGCGGTCGAGGAAGGTGCGGTCGATCTTCAGCTCGTCGGCGGCGATGACGCGGAACAGGTTGAGCGAGGCGTAGCCGGTGCCGAAGTCGTCGAACGCCACGCCGAACCCCTGGCTGCGCAGGAAATCGAACGTGTCTCCAAGCCCGGCCGCGTCGGTGATCGTGCCGCTCTCCGTGAGCTCGAGCATGATGTTGTGCGGATCCACCTGGTGGTTCTTCGCCGCCTGCAGGATGCAGAACTTGAAGTCGGGGTCGTCGAGCACGTACTTGGAAAGGTTGATGTTCATCACGAATGTCGGGTCGTTCTCGACCCAGCGCGCCGCCTGCTCGAACGTCACGTCCATGAGCCAGGTGGTGACCGCGGTTATCAGCCCGCTTTCCTCGAGATAGGGGATGAACTCGAAGGGCCGCACGCCCTCGGGGAATTGCTCGTCGTTCCACCGCATGAGCGCTTCGCAGCCGTGCACCTCGTCGTCGCGCGTGTCGACGAACGGCTGGTAGCGAACGGAGAAGCCCCTGAATCCGTCAGCGATGCATCCTTGCAGCGTTTCCATGAGCAGCAGCGTTTTGCGCGACGCGGCGCACAGGGTGTCCGTGCAGGTGATGCACGTGGCTCGGCCGCTTCGCTTCGCGTCGATGAGGGCGATGTGCACGTTGCGGAACAGCTCTTCGGCGCTGCGCCCGTTGGCGGGGTAGAGGCACGCGCATCCGGTGATCCTGAACGCGATGGAGGCGCTGTCGATGGTGAAGCCCGCGCACGTGGAGGCCAGCGCGCGATCGAACAGCGTTTGGAGGTCCGCGGCGTCGGCGACGAGGGGCACCACCGTTCCGAAGCAGTCGCCGTCGAAGCGGAACGTCTCCGCTCCGTCGGGGGCAAGCTCCGTCATCAGGGCGGCGATGCTTTCGAGTACGCGGTCGCCGAACTCGTACGAGAACAGGTTGTTGATGCGGTCGAAGTTGTCCACCCCGAACGCCAGCACGCCGAATGGCTCGCCGGAAGCGATGAGCTGGTGGAAGCGAGCGCGCATGGCACGATCGTCGTGTGCAGCCTCCCGCGGTACTGCTGCTGTCGCGCCCAAGAAAGGAGCTCCTTTCGGCGGGGAGGCTCGCATTCGCTTGGCGCCCTGCCGTTCCGTTAAAGCAAAGTAATATCGTAGGATTATAGTCTGGGGGTCGGATGCGGTAAAGTGGGGGTGCTAACTTTGGGCATGCTCTCGCAAGACCCGTCTTGCAGCTTGAATGAGAGATATGAGCAGGGACGTATTTTGGCTGGCCGAGGGCCGTCGGGCTACGCGGTTTGGGCGGCGTCGGCGTCCACGTCGTCGTCCTCGACGCGCCCGCGGATCTTCTTGACGCCGCGACCCAGCATGCCGCCGAGCTTCGGAAGGTTCTTCGGCCCGAAGATGATGAGCACCACCACCATGATTAGTATGAGCTCAGGCATGCCCATTCCGAATATCCTCATAGCGCGCTCCTTCCAGCTTCCCGTTAACGGCATCGAGCATTATAGCAACCTCAAAATTGAAGTGACTATAATTTTGTAGTAAAACTGACAATTTCGACGTAAAGCGCCCGCGACCCGTATAATGCGGAGTACACGGCACAGGGAAGCGCGGAGGGCGAGCGATGGCACAGCTACAAACGGACGGCGGGCGAAAGATAGGATTGCGCGAACGCAAGCGCCGCGCGACGCGCGCCGCCATCGAGCGCGCGGCCATCGCGCTGGTGGGGGAGCTGGGCTACGACAGCGTCACCGTGGCCCTCATTTGCGAGCGTGCCGACGTGTCGCAGGGAACCTTCTTCAACTACTTCCCCACGAAGGACGCCGCCATCGTGGGCATCGGCGAGTACGACCTCGACGTCGCCTCGGTGCATGCGGCGTTCGACCGCCTCATGCCGTGCTCGATGTTCCATGCCGCGCTGTCGCTGTTCCTCGAGGTGGTGGACTCGTTCGATTGGGAGAGCGACGTCGCCGCGCAGCGCGTGGCGCTCGTCAAGGACACGCCCGCGCTCATGCGGCTGTTCCTGGACAACACGTTCGGCTTCGTCAGCGACTTCCGCGAGATCGTGGGCGCGTACCTCGAGGCGAACCCGGCCGTGCGCGCATGCCCCGACGCTTTGAGCGTGGCCGAGGAGGCGAACATCGTCGTGTCCGAGGCGCTTGAGGCGGCGAAGTTCGCCCTGTACCGCGTGGCCGACGACCCGGCGTCGGGCCTGCCCCGGGCGTGCGACGTAGAAGCGGTGATCAGGCGTATTGTGGGATAGCGCGCCCGGCTTCGGTTCGCTACACTGAGTGCAACCAATCAGCGCAACAGAAGGAGAGCGAATGTCCTGCGAACAGAACAGCCCCGTGGTCGGCATCATCATGGGTTCCGAGAGCGACATGCCCGCCATGGAGCCCTGCATGAAGCAGCTCGACGAGTTCGGCGTGCCGTACGAGGTGAAGGTGGCCAGCGCGCATCGCAAGCCGGCCGAGGTGCACGAGTGGGCCAGCACGGCGCACGAGCGCGGCATCCGCGTGATCGTGGCGGCGGCTGGCAAGGCCGCTCACCTGGGAGGCGTCGTGGCGGCGTACACCCCGAACCCCGTGATCACCGTGCCGATGAAGACGAGCGACCTGGGCGGTTTGGACTCGCTGCTGTCCATGGTGCAGATGCCCTCCGGCGTGCCGGTGGCCTGCGTCGCCATCAACGGCGCAAAGAACGCGGCCATCCTGGCCGTGCAGATCCTCGGCACCGGCTGCGACGGCGCCCGCCAGAAGATCATCGACTTCAAGCAAGGCATGGCCGACGCGTAAACGGCGCGCTGGGTGGCGTGGCGGGTGGCGCGGCTGCGCCGCGCGCTGCCCCTTGCGCTGCGCGCCCCGCGTGCTGCGATTGCGCGCCGCGCAGCCAGCCGAATGCTTCACGTGAAACATTCGTTCGCTGGTGTGGTGGACGCGTTGTTTCTGCGCCGCCGGTTCCTCGCGTCTTCTGCGCCCCCGCATGCGGGGGCGCATTTCCGTGCTGTAAGCCCTGGCCCCTCGCGCCCCTCGCGGATACGACCGCGCGAGGGGCGCGTCCGTGCGCTATCATGGAACCTCAAGCGTAAGCGCAAGAGCCGAATGTTTCACGTGAAACATTCGTACGTGATGGGGCAGGCGAGAACATGACGAAGAAACTGCTGATGGGGAACGAGGCGTTCGCGCACGCGGCGCTCGAGGCCGGGGTGCGCGTGGTGGCGGGCTACCCGGGAACGCCGTCGTCCGAGCTCATCGAGACGGTGGCGAAGCTGCATGCCGACGGGGCCGCGCGCGGCATCCACGTGGAGTGGTCCACGAACGAGAAGAGCGCGCTCGAGCTGCTGGCCGGCGCGTCGTACACCGGCGCTCGCTGCCTGTTCACCTGCAAGCAGGTGGGCCTCAATGTGGCCAGCGACCCGCTCATGAGCCTGAACTACGTGGGCGTGAAGGGCGGCATGGTGCTGTTCGTGGCCGACGATCCGGGCCCCATCTCGTCGCAGACCGAGCAGGACACGCGCCGCTTCGCGTCGTTCGCCAAGCTGCCCGTGCTCGACCCCGCCACGCCCGACCAGGGCTTCGCCATGATGCAGGCCGCCTTCGACCTGTCCGAGCGCTACCATACTCCCGTCATCGTGCGTCCCACCACGCGCATCAACCATGCCTCGACGTTCTTCGACGTGGCGGATGCCACCGAGGCGCGCCCGGTGCCCGAAGAAGGCTTCGAGCGCGATCCCAAGTGGGTCATCTTCCCGCGCCGCGCCTACCAGGCGCACGGCGAGATCAACGAGCGTCTGGTGGCGATCGCGCACGATTTCGCCGTCGAGCCGGCGCTTGCGGCGTTCAACCCGATAGTCGGAGGGGGACTTGAACCCTCCGCGCCGCGTCTCGGCATCGTGGCGGGCGGCGTGTCGGCCGCCTATACTCGCGAGGCGCTGCGCATGGTGGAAGCGCGCGCGGCCGAGCGGGGCATCGAGGTGCCCGCGTACCGCTTCTGGCAGGTGGGCACGCCCTATCCCTTCCCGGAGGAAACGGCGGCGCGGTTCGTCGAAGGCCTCGACCAGGTGCTCGTGCTGGAGGAGCTCGACCACGTGCTGGAGGACGCGCTGCTCGTGCATGCGGGTCGCACGCACGCCGCCTTCGAGGTGCGCGGCCGCCTGACCGGCGACGCGCGCGACCGCGGCGAGAACGACGTGGACGACATCGCCCAACGCATCGCGCGCTTCCTCGGCATCCCCGATGCTGCTGCGCCGACGGCTGCACCCACCGCCTACGCTGCCGAAGACGATCCGCTGCCCGTGCGCCCGCCCGTGCTGTGCGCGGGCTGCCCCCATCGCGGCAGCTTCTACGCGGTGAAGCGCGCGCTGGGCAAAACGCCCGCCGTGCTGTGCGGCGACATCGGCTGCTACACGCTGGGCAACGCCATGCCGCTCGACGCGGTGGACACGTGCTTGTGCATGGGCGCGGGCATCACGATGGCGCAGGGTTTTTCCGTGGCCGAGCCGCAGAAGAAAGCGGTCGCGTTCGTGGGCGATTCGACGTTCTTCGCCAGCGGCTTGCCGGGCTTCGCGAACGCCGCGTACAACGGTCACGACATCACCGTGTGCGTGCTGGACAACGCCACCACGGCCATGACCGGCTCGCAGCCGCATCCCGGCACCGGCGTCACGCTCATGGGGCCGAAGCGCAAGCCCCTTTCCATCCCGCGCGTGCTGGAGGCGCTCGGTTTCGGCTGCATCGTGCATGCCGACCCGCTCGACCTGGACGCGTCGGTGGCTGCCGCACGCGAGGCGCTCGACTACGAGGGACCGTCGGCCGTGTTGTTCGAGTCTCCGTGCATCCAGCTGGTGAAGCCGGGCGCGCCGGCCGTCGTGGATCCCGCAACCTGCACGGGCTGCAAGAAGTGCATCACCGAGATCGGGTGCCCGGCCGTCGGCTTCGATGCCGACGCGCGCGGCGCGCGCAGCAAAGAGCGCGGCCAGGCGTTCGTGGATGCCAGCCTCTGCAACGGCTGCGGATTGTGCACGCAGGTGTGCCCCTTCAACGCGCTTTCGATGACGACTGCCGACCAAACAAATGTTTCACGTGAAACACCTTCGCACGGATCGGCGTCGGAAGGAGGCTCCCATGCGTAACGTGATGCTGGCGGGCGTCGGCGGCCAAGGCACGGTGCTGGCCGCGAAAGTGCTGGCCCAGGCCGCACAGGATAAAGGCTGGCAGGTGCGCACGGCCGAGACGATCGGCATGGCGCAGCGCGGCGGCAACGTGGTGTCGCACGTGCGCATGGGCGATGCGGGCGAGGAGGTGTTCGCGCCGCTGCTGGCCGAGGGCACGGCCGACCTTATCATCGCGTTCGAGCCGGCCGAGGCTGCGCGCGTGCTGCCGTTCCTTGCGCCCGACGGCCTGCTGGTCACCGCGACCACGGCCATCCAGCCGGTCACGGCGGCGCTGTCCGACCGGCCCTATCGCGCCGACGACGTGGTCGCGCGCATCGAGCGATCGCTGGCCAGCACCGACGCGCGCTTCGTCGCCGTCGACGATGTCGCGCTCACCGACGCGGTGGGCAGCCGCAAGGTGCTGAACTCGGTGCTGTTGGCCAGCGCGCTGAGCGTCGGGGCGATCCCGCTCGACCTCGACGACCTGCGTCGCGCCCTCGAGGAGTGCGTCAAACCCCGCTTCGTCGCCCTTAACCTGGCCGCCGTCGACGCGGTCGCGGGGGTGTAAAACTGAAAGAACATCCCCCCTGCCGTAGGTGCCGCGCACGGATGCTGATATACTGATTGCCCAGTTGGTATGGGCAATAGAAGGCGAGGACGCCGTGCAGGAGACGATGGACCGCGCGTGGTTGGCGAAAGCGGTGGAACTGGCGCGCGAGCTGTGGAAGGCGTACCTTATCGAGCCGTCGGAAGACAGCGTCCAGTTCATCGTGGACACCATGGACCCGCAGCTTCTCTCGCTCATCGGCACGGGCAAGCACGAGTTCTACGCCGATCTCGCGTCGTTCTTCACGGGGCTGGAGCGCGACCAGGAGGAAGCCCAGGACGTCGTCTTCGAGATCCTCGACGAGTACTACGAGCCGCGCCCCATCGGCGTCGACTCCTGCCTCGTGTTCGGCACGTTGTGGGTGCGCGAGCGCCCCGACCAGCCCAAACCGCTGCTCGTGGAGATGGATACGCGCTTCACGCTCGTGTTCCGCCGCGACGGCGATCGCCTGCTGCTGACGCATCTGCACCATTCCACGCCCAACATCGACCAGCGCCGCGAGGAGTACTACCCGAAAACGGCCACCGAGCAGGCGAACGCCGCGCTCGAGCACTCCAAAGCGATGGAGCGCCGCGCCGAGCTCGACTCCATGACCGAGCTGCTGAACCATGCCGCATTCGAGAAGCACGTGGCGACCGCGCTCATCGAGGGCGGCGAGGGCAACGCCTTCTTCATGATCGATCTCGACGACTTCAAGACGGTGAACGACACGCTCGGCCACCCCGAGGGCGACCGGGTCATCGCGGAGTTCGCCGACGTGCTGCAGCAGGCGTTCCCGCGCGACGCGCTCATCGGCCGCATGGGCGGTGACGAGTTCGCCGTGTTCTCCACCTGCCCGCTTTCCGTTGCGGACGCCGAGGACAAGGCGCGCCAGCTCATCGAGGCGTGGGGCGCGCACTCGGCCGCACGCGAGGTGGAGCTGGGGTGCTCGGTGGGCATCGTGCGGGTAGTGCGCGGGCGCACGTTCTTCGACATCTACCGCGCGGCCGACCAGGCGTTGTACGCCAGCAAGGGAAAGGGCAAAGCGCGCTTCAGCTGGTGATCGCGCGTGCCGGCTGCACGCACCTGCGAAGTTGCGGGTTTGCAATCGCGGCGGCTTCGCCTAGAATGGACGCATGGAACACGCGA is a genomic window containing:
- the purE gene encoding 5-(carboxyamino)imidazole ribonucleotide mutase, which translates into the protein MSCEQNSPVVGIIMGSESDMPAMEPCMKQLDEFGVPYEVKVASAHRKPAEVHEWASTAHERGIRVIVAAAGKAAHLGGVVAAYTPNPVITVPMKTSDLGGLDSLLSMVQMPSGVPVACVAINGAKNAAILAVQILGTGCDGARQKIIDFKQGMADA
- a CDS encoding diguanylate cyclase domain-containing protein, with translation MQETMDRAWLAKAVELARELWKAYLIEPSEDSVQFIVDTMDPQLLSLIGTGKHEFYADLASFFTGLERDQEEAQDVVFEILDEYYEPRPIGVDSCLVFGTLWVRERPDQPKPLLVEMDTRFTLVFRRDGDRLLLTHLHHSTPNIDQRREEYYPKTATEQANAALEHSKAMERRAELDSMTELLNHAAFEKHVATALIEGGEGNAFFMIDLDDFKTVNDTLGHPEGDRVIAEFADVLQQAFPRDALIGRMGGDEFAVFSTCPLSVADAEDKARQLIEAWGAHSAAREVELGCSVGIVRVVRGRTFFDIYRAADQALYASKGKGKARFSW
- a CDS encoding twin-arginine translocase TatA/TatE family subunit, whose translation is MRIFGMGMPELILIMVVVLIIFGPKNLPKLGGMLGRGVKKIRGRVEDDDVDADAAQTA
- a CDS encoding TetR/AcrR family transcriptional regulator; translated protein: MAQLQTDGGRKIGLRERKRRATRAAIERAAIALVGELGYDSVTVALICERADVSQGTFFNYFPTKDAAIVGIGEYDLDVASVHAAFDRLMPCSMFHAALSLFLEVVDSFDWESDVAAQRVALVKDTPALMRLFLDNTFGFVSDFREIVGAYLEANPAVRACPDALSVAEEANIVVSEALEAAKFALYRVADDPASGLPRACDVEAVIRRIVG
- a CDS encoding indolepyruvate oxidoreductase subunit beta, producing MRNVMLAGVGGQGTVLAAKVLAQAAQDKGWQVRTAETIGMAQRGGNVVSHVRMGDAGEEVFAPLLAEGTADLIIAFEPAEAARVLPFLAPDGLLVTATTAIQPVTAALSDRPYRADDVVARIERSLASTDARFVAVDDVALTDAVGSRKVLNSVLLASALSVGAIPLDLDDLRRALEECVKPRFVALNLAAVDAVAGV
- a CDS encoding thiamine pyrophosphate-dependent enzyme translates to MTKKLLMGNEAFAHAALEAGVRVVAGYPGTPSSELIETVAKLHADGAARGIHVEWSTNEKSALELLAGASYTGARCLFTCKQVGLNVASDPLMSLNYVGVKGGMVLFVADDPGPISSQTEQDTRRFASFAKLPVLDPATPDQGFAMMQAAFDLSERYHTPVIVRPTTRINHASTFFDVADATEARPVPEEGFERDPKWVIFPRRAYQAHGEINERLVAIAHDFAVEPALAAFNPIVGGGLEPSAPRLGIVAGGVSAAYTREALRMVEARAAERGIEVPAYRFWQVGTPYPFPEETAARFVEGLDQVLVLEELDHVLEDALLVHAGRTHAAFEVRGRLTGDARDRGENDVDDIAQRIARFLGIPDAAAPTAAPTAYAAEDDPLPVRPPVLCAGCPHRGSFYAVKRALGKTPAVLCGDIGCYTLGNAMPLDAVDTCLCMGAGITMAQGFSVAEPQKKAVAFVGDSTFFASGLPGFANAAYNGHDITVCVLDNATTAMTGSQPHPGTGVTLMGPKRKPLSIPRVLEALGFGCIVHADPLDLDASVAAAREALDYEGPSAVLFESPCIQLVKPGAPAVVDPATCTGCKKCITEIGCPAVGFDADARGARSKERGQAFVDASLCNGCGLCTQVCPFNALSMTTADQTNVSRETPSHGSASEGGSHA